The Accipiter gentilis chromosome 9, bAccGen1.1, whole genome shotgun sequence genome includes a region encoding these proteins:
- the CCAR1 gene encoding cell division cycle and apoptosis regulator protein 1 gives MAQFGGQKNPPWATQFTATAVSQPAALGVQQPSLLGASPTIYTQQTALAAAGLTTQTPTNYQLTQTAALQQQAAAAAAALQQQYSQPQQTLYSVQQQLQQPQQTLLTQPAVALPTSLSLSTPQPAAQITVSYPAPRSSQQQTQPQKQRVFTGVVTKLHDTFGFVDEDVFFQLSAVKGKTPQVGDRVLVEATYNPNMPFKWNAQRIQTLPNQNQTQAQPLLKTPPAVLQPIAQQTAFSVQAQPQPQSLLQAQISAASITPLLQTQPQPLLQQPQQKGGLLQPPVRLVSQPQPARRLDPPSRFSGRNDRGGDPMPNRKDDRSRERERERRRSRERSPQRKRSRERSPRRERERSPRRPRRVVPRYTVQFSKFSLDCRSCDMMELRRRYQNLYIPSDFFDAQFTWVDAFPMSRPFQLGNYCNFYVMHREVDPIDKNAAVLDPPDADHLYSAKVMLMASPSMEDLYHKSCALAEDPQELRDGFQHPARLVKFLVGMKGKDEAMAIGGHWSPSLDGPDPEKDPSVLIKTAIRCCKALTGIDLSVCTQWYRFAEIRYHRPEETHKGRTVPAHVETVVLFFPDVWHCLPTRSEWETLSRGYKQQLVEKLQGERKEADGEQDEEEKDDGEAKEISTPTHWSKLDPKTMKVNDLRKELESRTLSSKGLKSQLIARLTKQLKVEEQKEEQKELEKSEKEEEEEEDRKSEDDKEEEERKRQEEMERQRRERRYILPDEPAIIVHPNWAAKSGKFDCSIMSLSVLLDYRLEDNKEHSFEVSLFAELFNEMLQRDFGVRIYKALISLPEREDKKDKKSKKDERKEKKEEKDEETDDPKPKRRKSGDDKDKKEDRDEKKREDKRKDDSKDEEETEDDNNQEEYDPMEAEDAEDEDEDRDEEEMNKREDRREGNRHCKERSSKDKEKDKTQMVTVNRDLLMAFVYFDQSHCGYLLEKDMEEILYTLGLHLSRAQVKKLLNKVVLRESCFYRRLTDTSKDEENQEESEELQEDMLGNRLLLPSPTIKQESKAIEENVGLIVYNGAMVDVGSLLQKLEKSERVRAEIEQKLQLLEEKTDEDEKTILQLENSNKSLSTELKEVKKDLGQLQENLKISDDKNLQFEGQLNKTIKNLATVMDEIQNVLKQDIVKNEDKDQKSKENGANV, from the exons CTGCTCTTGGTGTACAGCAGCCATCGCTGCTTGGAGCCTCTCCTACAATATACACCCAGCAGACGGCATTGGCAGCAGCAGGCCTAACGACACAAACACCAACGAACTATCAGCTCACTCAGACAGCTGCTttacagcagcaggctgcagctgcagcagctgcattaCAGCAG CAATATTCACAACCTCAGCAGACTCTCTATAGTGTACAGCAACAG ttgcaGCAACCTCAGCAGACCCTTTTAACTCAG CCAGCGGTTGCACTGCCTACCAGTCTTAGCCTCTCTACTCCTCAACCGGCAGCCCAGATAACTGTTTCTTATCCAGCACCCCGGTCAAGTCAACAGCAAACCCAGCCACAAAAGCAGCGTGTCTTCACTGGGGTGGTTACTAAACTACATGATACATTTGGTTTTGTGGATGAAGATGTCTTTTTTCAACTTAG TGCTGTTAAAGGAAAGACACCTCAGGTGGGTGACCGAGTTTTGGTAGAAGCTACTTACAATCCTAATATGCCATTCAAATGGAATGCACAAAGGATCCAGACACTTCCAAATCAG AACCAGACACAAGCTCAGCCATTACTGAAGACACCTCCGGCAGTTCTTCAGCCCATTGCACAGCAGACTGCATTCAGTGTTCAGGCACAGCCGCAGCCACAGTCCTTGTTGCAGGCACAGATATCAGCAGCTTCAATTACACCTTTGCTTCAGACACAACCTCAGCCATTACTGCAGCAGCCACAGCAAAAAG GTGGTTTGTTACAGCCCCCTGTTCGTCTAGTTTCACAGCCTCAACCAGCTCGAAGATTAGACCCACCATCCAGATTTTCTGGGAGGAATGACAGAGGAGGAGACCCTATGCCAAACCGAAAAGACGACAGGAG TCGTGAAAGAGAACGAGAGAGACGTAGGTCCAGAGAAAGATCACCCCAGAGAAAACGCTCCAGAGAGAGATCACCTAGACGAGAGAGGGAGAGGTCACCTCGAAGACCGCGACGTGTTGTTCCTCGTTACACGGTTCAGTTTTCCAAGTTTTCATTGGACTG CCGTAGCTGTGATATGATGGAGCTGAGGCGGCGTTACCAGAACTTGTATATTCCAAGCGATTTCTTTGATGCTCAGTTTACATGGGTGGATGCTTTTCCTATGTCTAGACCATTTCAGCTGGGAAACTACTGCAATTTCTACGTAATGCATAGAGAAGTAGATCCTATAGATAAAAACGCTGCTGTCCTTGATCCGCCTGATGCTGATCATCTGTACAGTGCAAAG GTGATGTTGATGGCTAGTCCTAGTATGGAAGATCTCTATCACAAGTCATGTGCTCTGGCTGAAGATCCCCAAGAACTTCGTGATGGATTTCAGCATCCTGCTAGACTTGTAAAG TTTTTAGTGGGTATGAAAGGCAAAGATGAAGCTATGGCTATTGGAGGACACTGGTCCCCATCACTGGATGGACCTGATCCAGAAAAGGACCCTTCCGTGCTGATAAAGACGGCTATTCGCTGTTGCAAGGCTCTTACAGGGATTGACTTAAGTGTGTGCACACAATG GTACCGTTTTGCAGAGATTCGCTACCATCGCCCTGAGGAGACCCACAAGGGGCGTACAGTTCCAGCTCATGTGGagacagtggttttatttttcccgGATGTTTGGCATTGCCTTCCCACCCGCTCAGAGTGGGAAACCCTCTCCCGAGGATACAAGCAGCAGCTGGTCGAGAAGCTTCAGGGTGAACGCAAGGAGGCTGATGGAGAACAG GACGAAGAGGAAAAGGATGATGGGGAAGCTAAAGAGATCTCTACGCCTACGCACTGGTCTAAACTGGATCCAAAAACAATGAAG GTAAATGACCTTCGCAAAGAATTAGAAAGTCGAACCCTTAGCTCTAAAGGACTGAAATCTCAGTTGATAGCTCGACTGACAAAGCAGCTGAAAGTAGAGGaacaaaaagaagagcaaaaggagCTAGAGAAGtctgagaaagaagaggaagaggaggaggatagGAAATCTGAAGATGACAAAGAG gaagaggaaagaaagcgTCAAGAAGAAATGGAACGTCAGCGGCGGGAGAGACGATATATTTTACCTGATGAACCAGCAATTATTGTACATCCTAATTGGGCAGCAAAGAGTGGCAAGTTTGACTGTAGCATTATGTCTCTTAGTGTTCTTCTGGACTATAGATTAGAAGATAATAAAGAACATTCCTTTGAG GTATCATTGTTTGCAGAACTCTTCAATGAAATGCTTCAGAGAGATTTTGGTGTCAGAATTTACAAAGCACTGATTTCTCTCCCAGAGAGGGAggacaaaaaggacaaaaaaagcaaaaaagatgagagaaaagaaaaaaaagaagaaaaagatgaagaaacagaTGATCCGAAACCTAAGAGGAGAAAATCTGGAGAtgataaagacaaaaaagaagataGAGACGAAAAGAAG AGGGAAGATAAAAGGAAAGATGATTCTaaagatgaagaagaaactgAAGATGACAATAATCAAGAAGAATATGATCCAATGGAGGCAGAAGATGCTGAAGACGAAGATGAAG ACCGGGATGAAGAGGAAATGAACAAACGAGAGGACAGAAGAGAGGGAAATAGGCATTGTAAAGAGAGGTCGTCTAAAGATAAA GAGAAAGACAAGACGCAGATGGTAACTGTTAATAGGGATCTTCTGATGGCCTTTGTTTATTTTGATCAAAGTCATTGTGGATATCTTCTGGAGAAGGACATGGAGGAGATACTATACACTCTTGGACTACACCTGTCACGTGCTCAG GTCAAGAAGCTACTTAATAAAGTAGTGCTTAGAGAATCTTGCTTTTACAGAAGACTAACAGATACTTCTAAAGATGAAGAAAACCAAGAAGAGTCTGAAGAGCTACAGGAAGATATGTTAG GAAACAGATTACTGTTACCATCACCTACTATAAAGCAAGAATCAAAAGCCATAGAAGAAAATGTTGGCCTCATTGTGTACAATGGAGCTATGGTGGATGTTGGGAGCCTTTTACAGAAGCTGGAGAAGAGTGAAAGAGTGCGGGCAGAGATAGAACAAAAGCTTCAGTTACTAGAAGAAAAAACAG ATGAGGATGAAAAGACCATACTACAACTGGAGAATTCTAACAAAAGTCTGTCTACGGAGCTTAAAGAAGTGAAAAAGGACCTTGGCCAACTGCAAGAAAATTTGAAGATCTCGGATGATAAAAATTTGCAATTTGAGGGTCAGCTGAATAAGACAATCAAAAATTTAGCTACTGTTATGGATGAAATACAGAATGTTCTTAAACAG gatatTGTGAAGAACGAAGATAAAGATCAGAAATCCAAAGAAAATGGAGCAAACGTATGA